In Rhodoligotrophos defluvii, a genomic segment contains:
- a CDS encoding NAD-binding protein translates to MAAPETSAPAATAGPAPATAAEPVERPATGELPTTSLEDHAVLIGYGRVGSIIGEALLARGTPLLVIEERDEPVTALRNRGIEAISGNAAASDLIKAANLARAKWLIVAIPHSFEASQIIAQAKEANPALHVVARSHTDAETEHLQSYGADRVIMGEREIADAMVNFVLSTDSGGAGRGPLTSDDQPTEDMRQAANAVLDEPPEDYHQPRKAPEAATEAAPSSGVDAKPV, encoded by the coding sequence ATGGCCGCGCCGGAGACGAGCGCGCCGGCCGCGACGGCAGGGCCCGCGCCGGCCACTGCGGCAGAGCCCGTCGAAAGGCCGGCCACCGGAGAGCTGCCGACCACATCGCTTGAGGATCATGCCGTGCTGATCGGATATGGCCGGGTCGGCTCGATCATCGGCGAGGCCCTGCTGGCGCGGGGAACGCCCCTGCTTGTGATCGAGGAGCGTGACGAGCCGGTCACTGCCTTGCGTAACCGCGGCATCGAGGCGATCAGCGGCAACGCCGCCGCTTCCGATCTCATCAAAGCGGCGAACCTCGCGCGCGCAAAATGGCTGATCGTCGCCATTCCGCATTCCTTCGAGGCAAGCCAGATCATCGCGCAAGCCAAGGAGGCCAACCCGGCCCTGCATGTGGTCGCCCGCTCCCATACGGACGCTGAAACCGAGCATCTGCAGTCCTACGGGGCGGACCGGGTCATCATGGGCGAGCGCGAGATTGCCGACGCCATGGTGAATTTCGTCCTGTCCACCGACAGCGGGGGAGCTGGTCGGGGGCCCCTCACCAGCGATGATCAGCCCACCGAGGACATGCGCCAAGCCGCGAACGCGGTGCTCGATGAACCTCCCGAGGACTACCATCAGCCTAGGAAAGCGCCTGAGGCCGCAACAGAGGCGGCCCCATCTTCGGGCGTGGACGCCAAGCCGGTGTGA
- a CDS encoding aminopeptidase produces MDPYSAHPAVDPVKLDRLADVAIRIGVQLRPGQDLIVTSPLSALPLVKRLVEQAYAAGARYVQPVLSDEELTLARFRFGTDVAFDGAPEWLYAGMAKAYGDNAARLSIYCDDPLLLVNEDPLKVARANEANSIAYKPALDRVTGGEMNYTIISYPSTRWAKSIFPDLPEHDAVAKLAEAIFAASRVDRPDPIDAWTVENGKLRDRCTWLDAQDFSALHFTGPGTDLRVGLAEGHRWVGGAFLARNGIPFMGNIPTEEVFTAPHANRVDGIVRSTMPLNYNGTLISDIAVTFERGQIVAADAREGHAVFARLLDADEGARRLGEVALVPHSSPISQSKILFHKTLFDENAASHIALGQCYSRCFHDAAAASRQDLAKRGGNMSKIHVDWMIGSDKVDVDGIRSDGSSVPVMRGGEWC; encoded by the coding sequence TTGGACCCCTATTCAGCACATCCCGCCGTTGATCCGGTCAAGTTGGACCGGCTCGCCGACGTGGCGATCCGGATCGGCGTGCAGCTCCGGCCCGGCCAGGATCTCATCGTCACATCACCGCTCAGCGCCCTACCTTTGGTGAAGCGTCTGGTCGAGCAAGCCTACGCCGCTGGCGCAAGGTATGTTCAGCCGGTGCTTTCGGACGAGGAACTAACGCTCGCCCGCTTTAGATTCGGAACCGATGTCGCGTTCGATGGAGCGCCGGAATGGCTCTATGCCGGGATGGCGAAAGCCTATGGCGACAACGCGGCGCGCCTGTCGATCTACTGCGACGATCCATTGCTGCTGGTGAACGAAGACCCGCTGAAGGTCGCCCGAGCAAACGAGGCCAATTCAATCGCCTACAAGCCGGCGCTCGACAGGGTCACCGGCGGCGAAATGAACTACACCATCATCTCCTATCCCAGCACGCGCTGGGCCAAATCCATATTCCCCGATCTGCCCGAGCACGACGCAGTGGCAAAGCTCGCGGAGGCGATCTTCGCGGCAAGCCGGGTTGACCGGCCCGATCCGATTGACGCCTGGACCGTAGAGAACGGGAAGCTACGGGACCGATGCACCTGGCTCGACGCGCAGGACTTCAGCGCCCTCCATTTCACCGGGCCCGGGACCGACCTCAGGGTGGGGCTTGCGGAGGGGCATCGGTGGGTCGGCGGCGCCTTCCTGGCGCGCAACGGCATTCCGTTCATGGGCAACATCCCGACCGAGGAGGTTTTCACCGCACCCCACGCTAACCGGGTGGACGGCATCGTCCGGTCGACCATGCCGTTGAACTACAACGGGACCCTCATCAGCGACATCGCGGTGACTTTCGAACGCGGCCAGATCGTGGCCGCCGACGCGCGTGAAGGCCATGCCGTCTTTGCCAGGCTTCTCGATGCCGACGAGGGCGCTCGCAGGCTTGGAGAGGTCGCGCTCGTGCCGCATTCATCGCCGATCTCGCAGAGCAAGATTCTCTTCCACAAGACGCTGTTCGATGAGAACGCCGCGAGCCATATCGCCCTCGGCCAGTGCTATTCTCGTTGTTTTCACGATGCCGCGGCTGCGAGCCGCCAGGATCTGGCCAAGCGCGGCGGGAACATGAGCAAGATCCATGTCGATTGGATGATCGGCTCCGACAAGGTGGATGTGGACGGCATCAGGAGCGATGGCAGCTCCGTTCCGGTCATGCGCGGTGGCGAGTGGTGCTGA
- a CDS encoding ABC transporter ATP-binding protein — translation MSIQGVSRAYGNVLAVDDVTLEVAASEFLSLLGPSGSGKTTLLMMLAGFEAPTKGRLVVGEQDLTNVPPNKRNIGMVFQKYALFPHKTVADNIVFPLRMRGVNKADREAKVRQALDMVRLSGYEGRMPSQLSGGQQQRVALARAIVFDPPVILMDEPLGALDKKLRQHLQLEIKQLQQRLGATVIYVTHDQEEALTMSDRIAVLDHGKLLQLGRPTDLYNHPANAFVADFLGEMNFLPGTVERVRIEHCDVSIGGNIISACTPAGTSLPPGDPVRVAIRPERLAVTAGQQQSQCSGLAGEVSQLVFNGATMAILIKLDHGPTVRASISAQSHLSGLRPGDAVTVGWSAGDAFAYPGAGK, via the coding sequence GTGTCGATCCAAGGCGTCTCCCGGGCGTACGGCAATGTCCTCGCTGTTGACGATGTTACCCTCGAGGTCGCCGCGAGCGAGTTCCTGTCGCTTCTTGGGCCATCGGGCTCCGGCAAAACGACTTTGCTGATGATGCTCGCGGGTTTCGAAGCGCCTACGAAAGGGCGCCTGGTGGTCGGCGAGCAAGATTTGACGAACGTCCCGCCCAACAAGCGGAACATCGGCATGGTCTTTCAGAAATACGCGCTATTTCCGCATAAGACCGTCGCCGACAACATCGTGTTCCCGCTACGGATGCGCGGGGTGAACAAAGCGGATCGCGAAGCAAAGGTTCGGCAGGCGCTCGATATGGTGCGGCTGTCCGGCTACGAGGGGCGCATGCCAAGCCAGCTCTCCGGTGGCCAGCAGCAGCGGGTTGCGCTTGCACGGGCGATCGTCTTCGATCCTCCCGTGATCCTGATGGACGAGCCGCTGGGGGCGCTGGACAAGAAGCTCCGGCAGCACCTTCAGCTCGAAATCAAGCAGCTTCAGCAGCGGCTGGGCGCAACTGTCATCTATGTCACGCACGACCAGGAGGAAGCGCTGACCATGTCGGACCGCATCGCGGTCCTCGATCACGGGAAGCTGCTGCAACTCGGACGGCCCACAGACCTCTACAATCATCCGGCAAATGCTTTCGTCGCCGATTTCTTGGGCGAGATGAACTTTTTACCCGGGACGGTGGAGCGTGTCAGAATAGAGCACTGCGATGTCAGTATCGGCGGCAATATAATCTCCGCCTGCACGCCGGCGGGCACATCGCTACCGCCCGGCGATCCCGTTCGCGTGGCCATCCGCCCAGAACGGCTAGCCGTGACGGCGGGACAGCAGCAGAGCCAATGCTCAGGACTTGCTGGCGAGGTCAGCCAACTCGTCTTCAACGGCGCCACCATGGCCATACTCATCAAGCTTGATCATGGCCCGACCGTGCGGGCCAGCATAAGCGCGCAGTCGCACCTTTCTGGGCTCAGGCCCGGCGATGCCGTTACCGTCGGCTGGTCGGCGGGCGATGCGTTTGCCTATCCGGGTGCGGGCAAATGA
- a CDS encoding ABC transporter permease: MTEFAVGTRYKGKALPHGAFAAVTTWAFGLLCALILVFLALPTLLVILMSFSETAYLRFPPEGFSLVWYKAYFADPGWISATLFSLRIASMTTVCSVLIGTCAAVALVRGNVPGREFINALLLAPLIVPHIIVAIAVYLQFAPLKLIGTTTGFVLIHTALAVPYVVVIVSAALSRLDFSLEMAALNLGASRMRAFLEVTAPLVLPAILAGAVFAFLASFDETIVAFFISGAENKTVTRKLFEDIDFNLSPIIAAVSTIFIVVTIGLMGFGQLARRQFTSRT; the protein is encoded by the coding sequence ATGACTGAATTCGCTGTTGGAACCCGCTATAAAGGCAAGGCCCTGCCTCATGGGGCTTTCGCAGCGGTGACCACGTGGGCCTTCGGATTGCTCTGTGCGCTGATCCTGGTCTTTCTGGCGCTGCCGACCTTGCTCGTCATTCTGATGTCGTTCAGCGAAACGGCCTATCTTCGCTTTCCGCCCGAAGGATTTTCATTGGTCTGGTACAAGGCATATTTCGCAGATCCCGGGTGGATCAGTGCGACATTGTTCTCCCTGCGGATTGCGAGCATGACGACGGTCTGCTCCGTGCTCATCGGCACATGCGCGGCGGTCGCCCTGGTCAGAGGCAACGTGCCTGGTCGCGAGTTCATCAATGCGCTGCTCCTGGCCCCGCTGATCGTGCCGCATATCATCGTAGCAATCGCCGTCTATCTGCAGTTCGCCCCGCTGAAACTCATCGGCACGACGACGGGCTTTGTCTTGATCCATACAGCCTTGGCCGTGCCCTATGTCGTGGTGATCGTCTCCGCTGCGCTGTCCCGCCTCGATTTCTCCCTCGAAATGGCGGCATTGAACCTGGGGGCCTCGCGGATGCGCGCATTCCTCGAGGTGACCGCGCCTCTGGTTCTGCCGGCGATACTGGCCGGCGCTGTGTTTGCGTTCCTTGCGTCGTTCGATGAGACGATCGTCGCGTTCTTCATCTCGGGTGCGGAAAACAAGACCGTCACCCGCAAGCTGTTCGAGGATATCGATTTCAACCTTTCCCCAATCATCGCCGCCGTCTCCACGATCTTCATCGTGGTCACGATCGGCCTCATGGGATTTGGACAACTCGCTCGGCGGCAATTCACCTCCCGGACGTGA
- a CDS encoding ABC transporter ATP-binding protein, with protein sequence MSEAARAPGPVLVLRDIHRSFRQGSQQLDVLTGTSVTIHAGEIVALVGPSGAGKSTLLHIAGLLEQPDAGTVLIAGRDMGQAGDGERTRVRREAVGFVYQSHRLLPEFSALENVAMPQRLAGAGRRQALARAKELLHPLGLGGRLSHLPAELSGGEQQRVAIARALANRPLLLLADEPTGNLDPRTAQSVHQQLIELVRGQGLAALIATHNLELAAGMDRIVRLDNGRLVEELRD encoded by the coding sequence ATGAGTGAGGCGGCGCGCGCGCCCGGCCCGGTTCTGGTGTTGCGTGACATCCATCGCAGCTTTCGCCAGGGCAGTCAGCAGCTCGACGTGCTGACCGGCACGAGCGTGACCATTCACGCCGGAGAGATCGTCGCGCTGGTCGGCCCGTCGGGCGCCGGCAAATCGACGCTCCTGCATATCGCCGGGTTGTTGGAGCAGCCGGATGCCGGCACAGTCTTGATCGCCGGCCGCGACATGGGCCAGGCGGGCGATGGCGAGCGCACCCGGGTGCGGCGCGAGGCGGTGGGGTTCGTCTATCAGTCTCACCGGCTGCTGCCGGAATTCTCGGCACTGGAAAACGTGGCGATGCCGCAGCGGCTGGCGGGCGCCGGCCGGCGGCAGGCACTGGCGCGGGCCAAGGAGCTCTTGCACCCGCTAGGTCTCGGAGGGCGGCTCAGCCATCTCCCCGCGGAGCTGTCGGGCGGCGAACAGCAGCGGGTGGCGATTGCGCGGGCACTGGCCAACCGGCCGCTCCTGCTGCTGGCGGACGAGCCGACCGGCAATCTCGATCCGCGCACGGCGCAGAGCGTGCATCAGCAACTGATCGAGCTGGTGCGCGGCCAGGGTCTCGCCGCGCTCATCGCCACCCATAATCTGGAGCTTGCCGCGGGCATGGACCGCATCGTGCGCCTCGACAACGGAAGGCTGGTGGAGGAGCTACGGGACTGA
- a CDS encoding GNAT family acetyltransferase, with amino-acid sequence MGKLYEKAALAYFLFATITLLLSAFLLVSFAVWEVVGSVFSRDMDIVDRVRSTLDGIGLMIIGFAVVETATFIAEEEVLRKRELRSPRESRRSITKFITIIVIAASLEALVMIFKTSREEIPAVLYPAALFASAMLALVALGIYQWLSKSTEREGG; translated from the coding sequence ATGGGCAAGCTCTACGAAAAGGCCGCCTTGGCCTATTTCCTTTTCGCCACCATCACGCTTCTGCTTTCCGCTTTCCTCCTGGTGAGCTTTGCCGTTTGGGAAGTCGTCGGCAGTGTCTTTTCGCGCGACATGGACATAGTCGACCGCGTCCGCAGCACCCTCGATGGTATTGGACTGATGATTATCGGGTTTGCCGTGGTGGAGACGGCCACCTTCATTGCCGAGGAGGAAGTATTGCGCAAGCGTGAGCTGCGCTCCCCGCGTGAATCGCGGCGCTCGATCACCAAGTTCATCACCATCATCGTCATCGCCGCGAGCCTGGAGGCGCTGGTGATGATCTTCAAGACCAGCCGCGAGGAGATTCCTGCGGTGCTCTACCCGGCCGCTCTCTTCGCGTCCGCGATGCTGGCGCTCGTGGCGCTCGGCATCTACCAGTGGCTCTCCAAGAGTACCGAACGTGAGGGTGGCTAG
- a CDS encoding helix-turn-helix domain-containing protein: MRDNAHGPAVKHRLAEVEMQAAPLDYANYLDPSTFSARFGQNFEADTALYDNPLGIRIKWRDASHSGVQEMVQLADGAFLLTSVAQQGSAYHRQRSAKGSDWIHIQFRVQGGGYDELLGGEVLDIPERTCIVSRYPEDSVIGHFMKNADSARMACLLMRPSALTSLLEIWTSQVEPGLQWLADPGQLQAQNRQLQLSPAMCFAVDEVINCSIDGPVRRAFMRGKSLELLSMVLHQLSRPHDGPGRPQARLSPGDMKRVEMARKIMEDDLDSSIPLADLARRVGLNRTKLALAFKQVYGTSVQACWRDLKLDHARELLVCNGLSVTEVAFRVGYSEVSSFTRAYFRKFGVLPKECRRH; the protein is encoded by the coding sequence ATGCGGGATAACGCACATGGGCCGGCGGTCAAGCACCGGCTGGCGGAGGTTGAAATGCAAGCTGCGCCACTGGACTATGCCAACTATCTCGACCCGAGCACCTTCAGCGCGCGCTTCGGACAGAATTTCGAAGCGGACACGGCGCTCTATGACAACCCGCTCGGCATACGCATCAAGTGGAGGGATGCGAGCCATAGCGGCGTTCAGGAAATGGTGCAGTTGGCGGATGGCGCATTCCTGCTCACGAGCGTGGCGCAGCAGGGCAGCGCATACCATCGCCAGCGATCGGCGAAAGGCAGCGACTGGATTCATATCCAGTTTCGGGTGCAGGGCGGTGGCTACGACGAATTGCTCGGCGGCGAGGTGCTCGACATTCCCGAGCGCACCTGTATCGTCTCGCGCTACCCTGAGGACTCGGTCATCGGCCACTTCATGAAGAATGCCGACTCCGCGCGCATGGCCTGCCTCCTCATGCGGCCCAGCGCGCTCACCAGCTTGCTCGAGATATGGACGTCTCAAGTCGAGCCCGGACTGCAGTGGCTTGCCGATCCGGGCCAGCTCCAAGCGCAAAATCGGCAACTCCAATTGAGCCCGGCCATGTGCTTCGCGGTCGATGAAGTGATCAACTGCTCCATAGATGGCCCAGTCCGCCGGGCCTTCATGCGTGGGAAATCCCTCGAGTTGCTCTCCATGGTGCTTCATCAGCTTTCCCGGCCACATGATGGTCCGGGACGACCGCAGGCCCGCCTCTCGCCGGGGGACATGAAGCGCGTCGAGATGGCGCGAAAGATCATGGAAGACGATCTCGATTCAAGCATTCCCCTCGCCGATCTTGCCCGCCGCGTGGGTCTCAACAGAACCAAGCTCGCTTTGGCCTTCAAGCAGGTATACGGCACATCCGTGCAGGCGTGCTGGCGCGACTTGAAGCTCGACCATGCGCGGGAGCTTCTCGTCTGCAACGGCTTGTCGGTCACCGAGGTCGCCTTCCGCGTCGGCTATTCGGAAGTGTCCTCGTTCACCCGCGCCTATTTCCGCAAGTTCGGTGTTCTGCCTAAGGAATGCAGGCGGCACTGA
- a CDS encoding aldehyde dehydrogenase family protein, with amino-acid sequence MAIQKLPDVALRIDGRPVPSTSDQVLAVINPANGRQLFDLPIGSEADVNAAVQSARRIFESGAWWGMEPEGRKKLLHKWADLVERNAETLDQLDAVEMGKPLRLKAFNAMKASSLVRFYAETIDKAKGDVLSSDRHSTVIRKGVPRGVVAAITPWNFPTYNAAMKIAPALAAGNSIVLKPSELSSQAALMLADLACEAGIPPGAVNVVPGAGQTTGKGLALHGDVDMVVFMGSSDVGKLMLQYSGQSNMKPVIAECGGKSPQIVFDDGVDLDAAAAAVATGITVNQGQWCSAGSRLLVQRSIEAAFVEAVVQKLRDLVVGDPLDNATDLGPLVSERQLNRVLSYIDSGNREGAELIYGGKRLQEATGGYYLEPTVFRKVSSDSRIAREEIFGPVLSVMSFTDVDHAIRLANSTDYGLSAYVWTASLATGFSLGKGIRAGAVVVNANPPFGPGPGAAYTSEAYGLSGIGIRGGMPGLMAYQRQHLVWFNHQ; translated from the coding sequence ATGGCTATTCAAAAGCTTCCCGACGTTGCGCTGCGCATCGACGGCCGGCCAGTTCCATCCACCTCGGACCAGGTTTTAGCGGTCATCAATCCGGCGAACGGACGGCAGCTTTTCGATCTGCCCATTGGAAGCGAGGCTGACGTCAATGCCGCTGTGCAGTCCGCGCGGCGCATTTTCGAATCGGGGGCTTGGTGGGGAATGGAGCCTGAAGGCCGAAAGAAGCTCCTGCACAAATGGGCCGATCTGGTCGAGAGAAATGCCGAAACGCTGGATCAGCTCGATGCCGTCGAGATGGGAAAGCCCTTGCGCCTCAAGGCGTTCAACGCGATGAAAGCCAGCAGCCTCGTGCGCTTCTACGCAGAGACCATCGACAAGGCCAAGGGCGATGTTCTCTCCAGCGACCGCCATTCCACGGTGATCAGGAAGGGCGTGCCGCGCGGGGTCGTCGCGGCGATCACGCCCTGGAATTTTCCGACTTACAACGCGGCGATGAAGATCGCTCCGGCCCTGGCGGCGGGAAACTCGATCGTGCTGAAGCCGTCGGAACTGTCGTCGCAGGCCGCGCTGATGCTGGCCGACCTTGCCTGCGAGGCCGGGATTCCGCCCGGCGCCGTGAACGTTGTTCCCGGGGCCGGCCAGACCACGGGCAAGGGCCTCGCGCTGCATGGCGATGTCGACATGGTCGTTTTCATGGGATCGAGCGATGTCGGCAAGCTGATGCTTCAGTATTCCGGCCAGTCGAACATGAAGCCGGTCATCGCCGAATGCGGCGGAAAATCGCCCCAGATCGTGTTCGACGATGGTGTGGATCTGGATGCAGCGGCGGCCGCGGTGGCAACCGGGATCACCGTAAACCAAGGTCAATGGTGCAGCGCCGGCTCGCGCCTGCTCGTGCAGCGGTCGATCGAGGCGGCGTTTGTGGAGGCGGTGGTCCAGAAGCTGCGCGACCTGGTGGTTGGCGATCCTCTCGATAACGCGACCGATCTTGGTCCACTGGTCAGCGAGCGGCAACTGAACCGCGTGCTTTCCTATATCGATTCGGGAAACAGGGAAGGAGCCGAGCTGATCTATGGAGGCAAGCGGCTCCAGGAGGCAACGGGCGGCTATTACTTGGAGCCCACTGTATTCCGTAAGGTGAGCAGCGACAGTCGGATCGCCAGAGAAGAGATCTTCGGGCCCGTGCTCTCCGTGATGAGCTTCACGGATGTCGATCACGCCATTCGGCTTGCCAACAGCACTGATTACGGCCTGTCGGCCTATGTATGGACGGCGAGCCTCGCGACAGGCTTCTCGCTCGGCAAGGGCATTCGTGCGGGCGCGGTGGTGGTGAACGCCAATCCGCCGTTCGGTCCAGGCCCTGGTGCCGCATATACGAGTGAGGCCTACGGATTATCGGGTATAGGGATCAGGGGCGGCATGCCCGGCCTGATGGCCTACCAGCGTCAGCATCTGGTCTGGTTCAACCATCAATAG
- a CDS encoding ABC transporter substrate-binding protein: protein MTMKRAVILASAFALAVAACPFGRAKAEDLTIVTSGGAMEEALRKHFYDPFTKATGIRIRSVAASNTEQWARLKAMASAGQVEWDVIQTIGADALINKNLLVKLDCGKIPNAASQGVPGACSDYGVLRGIGGSSIAYRTDAFPEGRGPSNWAEFFDTAKFPGSRMLSNTGQPFEVIAAALLADGVPPEKLFPFDFDRAFRKLDEIRPHVSVWWRTGDQLQQALRNKEGEMALGWLTRTVPLQLEGVPVAVEYNQGMRGTASWSVVRGAPNEDAAMSFLNFFLGRPDAHLALMQQLNFGVTSPNEKTLDLLSEKERSLLPTTESNWRKMLEVGDHPWVVENKEMITDKWNNWFSQ from the coding sequence ATGACAATGAAGCGTGCCGTCATTCTGGCGAGTGCTTTTGCCCTAGCTGTTGCGGCCTGCCCGTTCGGGCGGGCGAAGGCTGAGGATTTGACCATAGTCACGTCAGGCGGGGCAATGGAAGAGGCATTGCGCAAGCACTTCTATGACCCGTTTACCAAAGCGACGGGAATTCGCATTCGCTCGGTGGCTGCGAGCAACACCGAGCAATGGGCTCGCTTGAAAGCCATGGCGTCCGCCGGCCAAGTCGAATGGGACGTCATTCAGACAATCGGCGCCGATGCCCTCATAAACAAGAACCTGCTCGTCAAGCTCGATTGCGGGAAAATCCCGAACGCGGCTTCGCAGGGTGTGCCTGGGGCCTGTTCCGACTACGGCGTGCTGCGCGGGATCGGCGGCTCGTCCATAGCGTATCGAACGGATGCGTTTCCCGAAGGCCGGGGCCCGTCGAATTGGGCCGAGTTCTTCGATACGGCGAAGTTCCCTGGAAGCCGGATGCTGTCGAATACAGGGCAGCCGTTTGAAGTGATTGCCGCGGCACTGCTTGCAGACGGCGTTCCGCCCGAGAAGCTGTTTCCGTTCGATTTCGATCGGGCCTTCCGAAAGCTCGACGAGATCAGGCCGCATGTGAGCGTGTGGTGGCGCACGGGCGACCAGCTGCAGCAGGCACTCCGCAATAAAGAAGGCGAGATGGCGCTGGGCTGGCTGACGCGAACCGTGCCCTTGCAGCTGGAAGGCGTGCCCGTGGCGGTCGAGTATAACCAAGGCATGAGGGGCACCGCATCGTGGTCGGTTGTGCGCGGCGCGCCGAACGAGGATGCTGCCATGTCGTTCCTGAACTTCTTCCTGGGGCGACCGGACGCCCATCTCGCCCTTATGCAGCAGCTCAATTTCGGCGTTACGTCGCCAAATGAGAAAACCCTCGATCTGCTCAGCGAAAAAGAACGATCGTTGCTGCCGACAACAGAATCGAACTGGCGCAAGATGCTGGAGGTCGGGGATCATCCATGGGTCGTCGAAAACAAAGAGATGATCACGGACAAGTGGAACAATTGGTTTTCACAGTAA
- a CDS encoding ABC transporter permease gives MTDASETLSAPAARPAPASTARSLSLRGSLPVSTSLLLLLPLAVLLGWAFFLPIAKLLFQSISVPTWTAEHYLRLLDEPLYVRIILRTIWIAVVATAITLLLGYPIALLMTRARGLLAIIVAVCVFVPLWTSVLVRSYAWIVLLQRRGIINDWLLRIGLVDSPLTLLYTEGAVLVAMSHVLLPFMILPIFSTLRNISPDLTKAALNLGASRSRTFLSVTLPLSLPGVFAGCLLVFVLALGTFITPALVGGPRTLMIATLISQQATEFLNWPFAGAVSFVLLVLSVGITVVFRRLLGIERMVTYD, from the coding sequence ATGACAGACGCATCGGAGACGCTTTCCGCGCCAGCCGCCAGGCCGGCTCCGGCATCGACGGCCAGGAGCCTCTCGCTACGTGGCAGCTTGCCCGTCTCGACCTCATTGCTTCTCCTTCTCCCACTGGCCGTGCTGCTGGGCTGGGCCTTCTTCCTTCCGATCGCCAAACTCCTGTTCCAGAGCATCTCCGTGCCAACTTGGACGGCCGAACACTATCTCAGGCTGCTGGACGAGCCGCTTTATGTCCGCATCATTCTACGGACCATCTGGATCGCCGTGGTGGCGACGGCGATCACCCTGCTACTGGGATATCCAATCGCGTTGTTGATGACACGCGCGCGCGGCCTCCTGGCCATCATCGTCGCCGTCTGCGTTTTCGTGCCCCTTTGGACTAGCGTCTTGGTCCGTTCCTATGCGTGGATCGTTCTTCTGCAACGCCGGGGCATCATCAATGACTGGCTGCTGCGGATTGGCCTCGTGGATAGCCCGCTCACCCTGCTTTATACGGAGGGCGCCGTGCTGGTGGCGATGAGCCATGTGCTGCTGCCGTTCATGATCCTCCCGATCTTCTCGACGCTTCGAAACATCTCGCCCGACCTCACCAAAGCTGCACTCAACCTTGGTGCCAGCCGGTCGAGGACCTTCTTGTCCGTCACATTGCCGCTCAGCTTGCCGGGGGTGTTTGCAGGTTGCCTGCTGGTGTTCGTTCTGGCGCTCGGAACCTTCATCACGCCGGCGCTGGTGGGCGGGCCGCGAACGCTCATGATCGCGACCCTCATTTCTCAGCAGGCCACCGAATTTCTCAACTGGCCGTTTGCGGGCGCCGTTTCCTTCGTCCTTCTCGTGCTGTCGGTTGGCATAACCGTCGTCTTCCGACGACTGCTCGGCATCGAACGGATGGTGACCTATGACTGA